In Sphingobium sp. Z007, one DNA window encodes the following:
- a CDS encoding aminotransferase class I/II-fold pyridoxal phosphate-dependent enzyme, whose protein sequence is MIDARDMTDLSDWTIHGGRLSDAAIAFPDAPAPWLDLSTGINPDPWPGVAQVAIDWQRLPDAAAIGALEAAAARHFGVRASNVLALPGTEFGLRWLRGLPLPAPFRHVAPGYGTHGEALPGSRAISADRLAEEAALGGTILCANPANPDGRLIAVDSLLAIGATLARSGGWLVIDEAFVDAHRDASILPRLSGSEPIIVMRSFGKFFGLAGVRLGFAVAPPGIIAPWRAAIGSWPVSAAANAIGVAAYADAGWIAATRARLRARADAMDAVLRRHGLEPQGASPLFRLVDGDAAGLFARLARQGILTRPFAYAPRWLRLGVPGCAADLDRLDRALGDE, encoded by the coding sequence ATGATCGACGCACGCGACATGACGGACCTGTCCGACTGGACCATTCACGGCGGTCGGCTGTCGGATGCAGCGATCGCCTTTCCTGACGCGCCTGCGCCATGGCTGGACCTGTCGACCGGGATCAATCCCGATCCATGGCCGGGCGTGGCGCAGGTTGCGATCGACTGGCAGCGTCTGCCCGATGCGGCGGCGATTGGCGCGCTGGAAGCGGCGGCGGCGCGCCATTTCGGCGTGCGGGCTAGCAATGTGCTGGCGCTGCCCGGCACGGAGTTCGGTTTGCGCTGGCTGCGTGGCCTGCCCCTGCCCGCGCCGTTTCGCCATGTCGCGCCGGGCTATGGCACCCATGGGGAGGCGCTGCCCGGCAGCCGGGCGATCTCGGCCGATCGACTGGCGGAGGAGGCCGCGCTTGGAGGCACCATCCTGTGCGCCAATCCCGCCAATCCCGACGGTCGGCTGATCGCGGTCGATAGCCTCTTAGCGATCGGGGCGACGCTGGCGCGGTCCGGTGGCTGGCTGGTGATCGATGAGGCCTTTGTCGATGCACATCGCGACGCCAGCATCCTGCCCCGATTGTCCGGGAGCGAGCCGATCATCGTCATGCGATCCTTCGGCAAGTTTTTCGGGCTGGCGGGCGTCCGGCTGGGCTTCGCAGTAGCCCCGCCTGGGATCATCGCGCCATGGCGCGCGGCGATCGGCAGTTGGCCGGTGTCGGCCGCCGCGAACGCGATCGGCGTGGCGGCCTATGCCGATGCCGGGTGGATCGCCGCGACCCGCGCGCGGCTGCGCGCGCGAGCCGATGCGATGGATGCGGTGCTGCGCCGCCATGGGCTGGAACCGCAGGGGGCGTCGCCGCTGTTCCGGCTGGTCGATGGCGACGCCGCCGGCCTGTTCGCGCGGCTGGCGCGGCAGGGGATATTGACCCGCCCCTTCGCTTATGCGCCGCGCTGGCTGCGGCTGGGCGTGCCAGGCTGCGCGGCGGATCTGGACCGGCTTGATCGCGCGCTGGGCGATGAGTGA
- the cobU gene encoding bifunctional adenosylcobinamide kinase/adenosylcobinamide-phosphate guanylyltransferase: protein MIHPFDHSQLVLGGARSGKSRFAQTQAEALPGELVYIATAQAFDAEMGDRIARHRAVRGPRWRTVDAPLALAAAILAESRPGNVILVDCLTLWASNLLLGEQDAAAALSELTTAIAQAPGKVILVTNEVGLGIVPDNALARRFRDIAGDINQAMAACVDSAIFIAAGLPMVLK, encoded by the coding sequence ATGATCCATCCATTCGACCATTCGCAGCTCGTCCTGGGCGGCGCACGCTCAGGCAAGAGCCGCTTCGCCCAGACGCAGGCGGAAGCGCTGCCCGGCGAACTTGTCTATATCGCGACGGCGCAAGCCTTCGACGCGGAGATGGGGGACCGGATCGCCCGCCATCGCGCGGTACGCGGGCCGCGCTGGCGCACGGTCGATGCGCCGCTCGCGCTCGCCGCCGCGATCCTAGCCGAAAGCCGCCCCGGTAATGTCATACTGGTCGATTGCCTGACCCTGTGGGCTTCCAATCTGCTGCTGGGGGAACAGGATGCCGCCGCCGCGCTGTCCGAATTGACAACTGCCATTGCCCAAGCGCCGGGCAAGGTCATTCTGGTCACCAATGAAGTCGGGCTGGGCATCGTGCCCGACAATGCGCTCGCCCGCCGCTTCCGCGACATCGCCGGCGACATCAACCAGGCAATGGCGGCCTGCGTCGACAGCGCGATATTCATCGCGGCCGGACTGCCGATGGTCCTCAAATAG
- a CDS encoding DUF4129 domain-containing protein produces the protein MAGPEQMSDEQLAAAHRALLAGRDVQFDMMPAPGRPPPPAWLKALGEWLEWALAPVGRFLRWIGGFMPEAPYARIVLWTIIAALALLILWIVVDRVRHGVWRLPRWRRRRSAVAVDAAEEDWTPDAAPARAWLDEADALAAQGDYAQAVHHLLLRSVEDMARRRPHIVRPALTSRDLARADGIPSAPRRLFAEIAAAVERSLFGGRPIDADEWGRCRHAYADFAQTRNWPRERTA, from the coding sequence ATGGCCGGACCAGAACAGATGTCGGACGAACAACTGGCTGCGGCGCATCGCGCGCTGCTGGCCGGTCGCGACGTGCAATTCGACATGATGCCCGCACCCGGCCGTCCGCCGCCGCCCGCCTGGCTCAAGGCGCTGGGCGAATGGCTGGAATGGGCGCTGGCCCCGGTCGGCCGCTTCCTGCGCTGGATCGGCGGCTTCATGCCCGAAGCGCCCTATGCCCGCATTGTCCTGTGGACCATCATCGCCGCGCTGGCGCTACTGATCCTCTGGATCGTGGTGGACCGGGTGCGTCACGGCGTGTGGCGCTTGCCGCGCTGGCGGCGGCGTCGTTCGGCTGTTGCGGTGGATGCGGCGGAAGAGGACTGGACGCCCGACGCCGCCCCCGCGCGCGCCTGGCTGGACGAAGCCGATGCGCTCGCCGCGCAGGGCGATTATGCCCAGGCGGTGCATCATCTCCTGCTGCGCAGTGTTGAGGATATGGCGCGTCGCCGTCCGCACATCGTCCGCCCGGCGCTCACCAGCCGCGACCTTGCCCGCGCCGATGGCATTCCGTCCGCGCCGCGCCGCCTGTTCGCGGAAATCGCAGCTGCAGTCGAGCGCAGCCTGTTCGGCGGCCGCCCGATCGACGCGGACGAATGGGGCCGCTGCCGCCATGCCTATGCCGATTTCGCCCAGACACGGAATTGGCCAAGGGAGCGGACGGCATGA
- the cobS gene encoding adenosylcobinamide-GDP ribazoletransferase — protein MKGLVIALQFLTRLPMPRVHADEQDFARSMRWFPAAGLVIGALLAAAAMIGLLADDWTAALCVLLMWVWITGGLHLDGLSDLADARGAGHKDRTRFLAVMADPHVGSFGVVAIVLQLLAKLVLLHGIVETGPLMALICIPFAARIGPLVWTLWLPPLHTGLGARFTTGIAPRHVILWAALLGASALAYPPLLAGPALILLWGWWLKRHVGGVSGDCHGAGIELVETGLLAALLLARHL, from the coding sequence ATGAAGGGGCTGGTCATCGCCCTCCAGTTCCTCACCCGTCTGCCGATGCCGCGCGTTCATGCCGACGAGCAGGATTTCGCCCGGTCGATGCGCTGGTTTCCCGCCGCCGGGCTCGTGATCGGCGCGCTGCTCGCCGCCGCAGCCATGATCGGCCTGCTTGCCGACGACTGGACCGCTGCCCTGTGCGTCCTGCTTATGTGGGTCTGGATAACCGGCGGCCTGCATCTCGATGGCCTGTCCGATCTCGCCGATGCGCGCGGCGCCGGGCATAAAGACCGGACGCGCTTCCTCGCCGTCATGGCCGACCCCCATGTCGGCAGTTTCGGCGTCGTGGCGATCGTGCTGCAACTCCTTGCCAAGCTGGTGCTGCTGCACGGCATCGTCGAAACCGGCCCTCTGATGGCGCTGATATGCATCCCCTTCGCCGCCCGGATCGGCCCCTTGGTCTGGACCCTGTGGCTCCCGCCGCTGCACACCGGACTGGGCGCGCGTTTTACGACCGGGATCGCCCCCCGACACGTCATCCTATGGGCAGCCCTGCTCGGCGCGAGCGCGCTCGCCTACCCACCCCTGCTCGCCGGGCCCGCGCTCATCCTGCTCTGGGGCTGGTGGCTCAAACGCCATGTCGGCGGCGTATCGGGCGACTGCCATGGCGCCGGGATCGAACTGGTCGAAACCGGCCTACTGGCGGCCCTGCTGCTCGCCCGCCACCTTTAG
- the cbiB gene encoding adenosylcobinamide-phosphate synthase CbiB, translated as MSEPVAIVALALDAALGWPDWLYRRIGHPVGLFARVIDACERWGNRPAHGAMRRQAQGVATMGLLVGIAGGGGWALQAGLSCALGPFAWIGIALLAFPALAQRSLHDHVAPVADALERGNLPAARQAVAMIVGRDVAELDEAGVSRAAIESLSESFCDGVAAPLFWLLALGLPGVWAYKAINTADSLIGHREARWRAFGWAAARIDDGANLIPARLGGGLICLAGGGGWSTMLRDARRHASPNAGWTEAAMAGALGLRLAGPVRYDGEAYDKAWIGTGREAADAADIRRALAVYRRACLLLWLVAGGVQLI; from the coding sequence ATGAGTGAACCGGTAGCGATCGTCGCGCTGGCGCTGGACGCGGCGTTGGGCTGGCCGGACTGGCTGTATCGGCGGATCGGACATCCGGTCGGCCTGTTCGCGCGGGTGATCGATGCCTGCGAGCGGTGGGGCAACCGGCCTGCGCATGGCGCGATGCGGCGGCAGGCGCAGGGTGTCGCGACGATGGGGCTTTTGGTCGGGATCGCGGGCGGCGGCGGATGGGCGCTGCAAGCCGGCCTGTCCTGTGCGCTTGGGCCTTTCGCCTGGATCGGCATCGCGCTGCTGGCCTTTCCCGCGCTCGCCCAGCGCAGCCTGCACGATCATGTCGCGCCGGTGGCGGACGCGCTGGAGCGGGGCAACTTGCCCGCGGCGCGGCAGGCTGTGGCGATGATCGTGGGCAGGGACGTTGCGGAACTGGACGAAGCCGGGGTGAGCCGGGCGGCGATCGAGAGCCTGTCCGAGAGTTTTTGCGACGGTGTGGCCGCGCCGCTGTTCTGGCTGCTGGCGCTCGGCCTGCCGGGGGTCTGGGCCTATAAGGCGATCAATACCGCCGACAGCCTGATCGGCCATCGCGAGGCACGGTGGCGCGCCTTTGGCTGGGCGGCGGCGCGGATCGACGATGGCGCGAACCTGATCCCGGCGCGGCTGGGCGGCGGGCTGATCTGCCTGGCGGGCGGCGGCGGATGGTCCACCATGTTGCGCGACGCGCGGCGGCACGCATCGCCCAATGCCGGCTGGACCGAGGCGGCGATGGCCGGCGCGCTGGGGCTGCGCTTGGCCGGGCCGGTCCGCTATGACGGCGAGGCGTATGACAAGGCGTGGATCGGCACAGGGCGCGAGGCCGCCGATGCGGCCGACATTCGCCGGGCCTTGGCGGTCTATCGAAGGGCGTGCCTGCTGCTGTGGCTTGTCGCGGGCGGCGTCCAGCTGATCTAA
- a CDS encoding DUF58 domain-containing protein yields the protein MIYPTRNAIWTAAAGAPATLLVALLVPGRWYAALAWPVAVLLATLADALLGSRPAQAALRLDLPRTASVGAPVAATVHVTITGAPPARAQLLLETGPLLEPDDEDGLWIDLQAGKASAAIPLRTVRRGTARIGQGWLRWKGPLGLVWKQRIVPLDATMAILPDIRPVRDRGAQIFQRHALQGLMAQVDRGDGADFDALVEFRSGMDRRAIDWKQSARHSKLHAKEFRSERNNQIVFAIDAGRQMSEPVAGLSRLDRVVSATLLTAWIALKLGDRVALHAFDSRPRIASGLVSGAAAFGDLQRLAAQIDYSGEETNYTHALTTLATRLTRRSMIVLFTEFTDLTSAEFLVRAAGRLVETHLLLIVVLRDEELESILDRRPRSADDVTRAVTAAALLRDRLTVLTRLRHLGAHVIEAEHDRVADRLVQGYVDLKRRNLL from the coding sequence ATGATCTATCCCACCCGCAATGCCATATGGACGGCGGCGGCCGGCGCGCCTGCGACGCTGCTCGTCGCCCTGCTGGTGCCGGGCCGCTGGTATGCCGCGCTCGCCTGGCCGGTCGCGGTGCTGCTCGCGACGCTCGCCGACGCGCTGCTGGGCAGCCGTCCGGCGCAGGCCGCGCTGCGCCTCGACCTGCCCCGCACCGCCAGCGTGGGCGCGCCGGTGGCGGCGACGGTGCATGTGACGATCACGGGCGCACCCCCGGCCCGCGCGCAACTGCTGTTGGAAACCGGACCATTGCTGGAACCGGACGATGAGGACGGCCTCTGGATCGACCTCCAAGCGGGCAAGGCGTCGGCCGCCATCCCGCTGCGCACCGTCCGGCGCGGCACGGCGCGGATCGGGCAGGGCTGGCTGCGCTGGAAAGGGCCGCTCGGCCTCGTCTGGAAGCAACGGATCGTCCCGCTCGACGCAACGATGGCGATCCTGCCCGACATCCGTCCGGTGCGCGATCGCGGCGCACAGATATTCCAGCGCCACGCCTTGCAAGGCCTGATGGCGCAGGTCGATCGCGGCGATGGCGCGGATTTCGACGCGCTGGTCGAATTCCGCTCCGGCATGGACCGGCGCGCGATCGACTGGAAGCAATCCGCCCGCCACAGCAAATTGCACGCCAAGGAATTCCGCTCCGAACGCAACAACCAGATCGTCTTCGCAATCGACGCCGGCCGCCAGATGAGCGAGCCGGTGGCAGGCCTCAGCCGCCTCGACCGCGTTGTGTCGGCCACGCTGCTCACCGCCTGGATCGCGCTGAAACTGGGCGACCGGGTCGCGCTCCACGCCTTCGATTCGCGCCCGCGCATCGCCAGCGGGCTGGTGTCGGGGGCCGCCGCCTTCGGCGATCTCCAGCGCCTGGCTGCGCAGATCGACTATAGCGGGGAGGAGACCAACTACACCCACGCCCTCACGACGCTGGCGACGCGCCTCACCCGCCGTTCGATGATCGTCCTCTTCACCGAATTCACCGACCTCACCTCCGCCGAATTTCTGGTCCGCGCCGCCGGCCGCCTGGTCGAAACCCATCTCCTGTTGATCGTCGTCTTGCGCGACGAGGAACTGGAATCTATTCTCGACCGCCGCCCGCGCAGTGCCGACGACGTCACCCGCGCCGTCACCGCCGCCGCGCTGCTGCGCGATCGGCTGACCGTGCTCACGCGCCTTCGCCATCTGGGCGCCCATGTCATCGAAGCCGAACATGATCGCGTCGCCGACCGGCTGGTCCAGGGCTATGTCGACCTCAAACGGAGGAACCTGCTATGA
- a CDS encoding histidine phosphatase family protein, with protein MSDFLLHLLRHGEPEGAGRLNGRTDASPTAAGIAACAVRARDLGLETLLASDLSRARLAGEAIGRAVDLPLTLDPRWRELDFGAWDGLLAEEVDGLALSRFRDDPDRHPPPGGERWSALTGRISAAIDTLSARPTLIVTHGGAMRAAVAILCGLDARQVWAIDLPYASLLSLRVWRMPDAPTTGQIVGLRA; from the coding sequence ATGAGCGACTTCCTTCTCCACCTGCTGCGTCATGGCGAACCGGAGGGGGCGGGACGGCTGAACGGCCGCACCGACGCTAGCCCGACCGCCGCCGGTATCGCAGCCTGCGCTGTCCGGGCGCGCGACCTGGGGCTAGAGACATTACTCGCCTCCGACCTCTCCCGCGCCCGGCTGGCGGGCGAGGCGATCGGCCGCGCGGTCGATCTGCCGCTCACCCTTGATCCGCGCTGGCGCGAACTGGATTTTGGCGCATGGGACGGCCTGCTCGCTGAAGAGGTGGACGGCCTGGCGCTGTCCCGCTTCCGCGACGATCCCGATCGGCATCCCCCACCCGGTGGCGAGCGCTGGTCTGCCTTGACCGGCCGAATTTCCGCCGCGATCGATACGCTGTCCGCCCGCCCCACCCTGATCGTCACCCATGGCGGCGCGATGCGGGCCGCGGTGGCGATCCTGTGCGGGCTGGACGCGCGGCAGGTCTGGGCGATCGACCTGCCCTATGCCAGCCTGTTGTCGTTGCGCGTCTGGCGAATGCCGGACGCCCCGACAACGGGCCAGATCGTGGGCTTGCGCGCATGA
- a CDS encoding stage II sporulation protein M has translation MSALVDGRAAAPLVNTTRFRVAHEGEWDRLDQLVTRMEKRSVRALSEDDILALPLLYRSALSSLSVARETSLDRALVTYLEQLCTRAYFQLYGVPDTATRQLGRFFARDWPMSVQALWRETLICLVLTVAGVIAGWSLVATDPSWYYSIIPDAMSGGRDPSASAATLRATIYGAQEGGGLATFAAYLFTHNSQVAIFAFALGFAFTVPTVLLLLYNGLTLGAMLCLFASKGLGLNFLGWLTIHGSTEMFAIILAGAAGMKIGTAVAFPGREARTQAAVIAGRSAAIAMAGVVLMLLVAGLLEGIGRQTVQSDVMRYGIGVVALLGWLAYYYLPRRREGEDALAA, from the coding sequence ATGAGCGCGCTCGTCGACGGGCGCGCCGCCGCCCCACTGGTCAACACGACCCGCTTCCGCGTTGCGCATGAAGGCGAATGGGACCGGCTGGACCAGCTCGTCACCCGCATGGAAAAACGCTCGGTCCGCGCCCTGTCGGAAGATGACATCCTCGCCTTGCCGCTGCTGTATCGCTCGGCCCTGTCGTCGCTGTCGGTGGCGCGCGAAACCTCGCTCGACCGGGCGCTCGTCACCTATCTCGAACAGCTTTGCACCCGCGCCTATTTCCAGCTTTACGGCGTGCCGGACACCGCGACGCGCCAACTCGGCCGTTTCTTCGCGCGCGACTGGCCCATGAGCGTCCAGGCGCTCTGGCGCGAAACCCTCATCTGCCTCGTCCTGACGGTGGCAGGCGTCATCGCCGGCTGGTCGCTCGTCGCTACCGATCCCAGCTGGTATTACAGCATCATTCCCGACGCGATGTCGGGCGGGCGCGATCCCTCTGCCAGCGCGGCAACGCTGCGCGCCACCATCTACGGCGCGCAGGAGGGCGGCGGCCTCGCCACCTTCGCCGCCTATCTGTTCACCCACAACAGCCAGGTCGCGATCTTCGCCTTCGCCCTGGGCTTCGCCTTCACCGTGCCGACCGTGCTGCTGCTCCTCTATAACGGCCTCACTCTGGGCGCGATGCTCTGCCTGTTCGCCAGCAAAGGGCTGGGCCTCAATTTCCTGGGCTGGCTCACCATCCATGGTTCGACCGAAATGTTCGCTATCATCCTGGCTGGCGCGGCGGGTATGAAGATCGGCACGGCGGTTGCCTTCCCCGGTCGCGAGGCGCGCACGCAAGCCGCCGTCATCGCCGGGCGCAGCGCCGCCATCGCCATGGCGGGCGTCGTCCTCATGCTGCTGGTCGCAGGCCTGCTCGAAGGGATCGGGCGGCAGACGGTCCAGTCGGACGTGATGCGCTACGGCATCGGCGTCGTGGCGCTGCTCGGCTGGCTCGCTTATTACTATCTCCCTCGTCGCCGGGAGGGTGAAGATGCGCTGGCGGCGTAA
- a CDS encoding RDD family protein encodes MRWRRNRAPKAPASLRRSFVTPEGVDLRLELASAGSRAGAFILDILILFISLILATIAIGLLGIAQARAEIFMILWLVGAFMLRNGWFILFEMGGRGATPGKRLLGLRVVARDGGRLTGGAVIARNAMREIEVFLPLSFLGKQAADGAADGFLTLFALCWTGIFLFFPLFNRDRLRVGDLLAGTWVVNNVRSKLGADLVAARAEQPRRSFTDAALDLYGIYELQTLENVLRDGQDDAIATVAATIRRKAGLPDDGDDHGFLSDYYAALCVRLERAMLVGRRREDKHGTVSRK; translated from the coding sequence ATGCGCTGGCGGCGTAACCGCGCGCCAAAAGCGCCCGCCTCCCTGCGGCGCAGCTTCGTCACGCCCGAAGGCGTCGACCTGCGCCTCGAACTGGCCAGCGCCGGATCGCGCGCCGGGGCCTTCATCCTCGACATCCTCATCCTCTTCATCAGCCTGATCCTCGCCACGATCGCGATCGGCCTGCTCGGCATCGCCCAGGCGCGGGCTGAAATCTTTATGATCCTCTGGCTGGTCGGCGCCTTCATGCTGCGCAACGGCTGGTTCATCCTGTTCGAAATGGGCGGGCGGGGCGCGACGCCTGGCAAGCGGCTGCTCGGCCTGCGCGTCGTCGCGCGCGACGGCGGGCGGCTGACCGGTGGCGCGGTGATCGCCCGCAACGCCATGCGCGAGATAGAGGTCTTCCTGCCGCTGTCCTTTCTGGGCAAGCAGGCGGCCGATGGCGCGGCCGACGGTTTCCTGACCCTCTTCGCCTTGTGCTGGACCGGCATCTTTCTCTTCTTCCCGCTGTTCAACCGCGACCGGCTGCGGGTGGGGGATCTGCTCGCAGGCACCTGGGTCGTGAACAATGTGCGATCGAAACTAGGCGCGGACCTGGTCGCGGCCCGCGCGGAACAGCCGCGCCGCAGCTTCACCGACGCCGCGCTCGATCTCTACGGCATCTACGAACTCCAGACACTGGAAAATGTGCTGCGCGATGGGCAGGATGATGCAATCGCCACCGTCGCCGCCACGATCCGGCGCAAGGCCGGCCTGCCGGACGACGGCGATGACCATGGCTTCCTCTCCGACTATTATGCCGCGCTCTGCGTCCGCCTCGAACGCGCCATGCTGGTCGGCCGCCGCCGCGAGGACAAGCATGGGACGGTGAGCCGCAAATAG
- the cobT gene encoding nicotinate-nucleotide--dimethylbenzimidazole phosphoribosyltransferase, translating to MIRFETPAAFDAALADLSAPDAAAIAAARARQDQLTKPVGSLGRLEEIALFFAGWQGTPRPAIGKARAVIFAGNHGCVVHGVSAFPASVTAAMVANFAAGGAAINALAGAAGLDLKVTALDLDRPTADFTLDAAMDQDDCLAALSAGAAAVEPGLNLLVVGEMGIGNSTAAAALCARALGGPAADWVGPGTGVDAAGVARKIAVVERALSRHAAAPHTPFETLRRLGGREIVAIAGAVLAARHLRIPVVLDGFISGAALAPLAAATPAITDHCIAGHMSAEPGHARLLDRLGLAPLLRLDMRLGEGSGAAVAVSVIRAALAAHNGMATFAEADVADTL from the coding sequence ATGATCCGCTTCGAAACCCCCGCCGCCTTCGACGCGGCGCTGGCTGATCTGTCCGCGCCGGATGCCGCCGCGATCGCTGCCGCCCGCGCGCGGCAGGACCAGTTGACCAAGCCTGTCGGTTCGCTGGGTCGGCTGGAGGAGATCGCACTATTCTTCGCCGGCTGGCAGGGCACGCCGCGACCGGCGATCGGGAAGGCGCGCGCCGTGATCTTCGCGGGCAACCACGGCTGCGTCGTCCATGGGGTGAGCGCCTTTCCCGCCAGCGTGACCGCCGCGATGGTCGCCAATTTCGCGGCCGGGGGCGCGGCGATTAACGCGCTCGCGGGCGCGGCCGGGCTGGACCTGAAGGTGACAGCGCTCGATCTCGACCGGCCCACCGCGGATTTCACGCTGGACGCCGCCATGGATCAGGACGACTGTCTCGCCGCCCTGTCCGCCGGGGCCGCTGCCGTCGAACCCGGACTGAACCTGCTGGTCGTGGGCGAAATGGGCATCGGCAACTCGACCGCCGCCGCCGCGCTGTGCGCTCGCGCCTTGGGCGGCCCGGCGGCCGACTGGGTGGGTCCGGGCACCGGCGTCGACGCCGCTGGGGTCGCGCGCAAGATCGCCGTGGTGGAGCGCGCACTGTCCCGCCATGCCGCCGCGCCCCACACCCCGTTCGAAACCCTGCGCCGCCTCGGCGGGCGGGAAATCGTCGCGATCGCAGGCGCAGTGCTGGCGGCCCGCCACCTGCGCATCCCCGTGGTGCTGGACGGTTTCATCAGCGGCGCGGCGCTAGCCCCGCTCGCCGCAGCGACGCCCGCGATCACGGACCATTGCATCGCGGGCCATATGTCTGCCGAACCGGGCCATGCCCGCCTGCTTGATCGGCTGGGCCTCGCGCCCCTGCTGCGGCTCGACATGCGTCTGGGCGAAGGCAGCGGCGCAGCGGTGGCGGTATCGGTCATCCGCGCGGCGCTGGCGGCGCATAATGGCATGGCGACCTTTGCGGAAGCCGACGTGGCCGATACGCTATGA
- the pgeF gene encoding peptidoglycan editing factor PgeF — protein sequence MIELLRAPGLDAVPHGFAGRRGGVSRGVHAGLNVGLGSADERAAVLRNRDLARDALLPGATLVTVHQVHSADVVTVSGPIAEADRPGADAMVTDRPGLVLGILTADCVPVLFADVDAGVVGAAHAGWKGAIGGVTDRTIEAMVALGADPARIACAIGPCIGRVSYEVTDDFAAHFAEEDAANERFFTPGRAGHCQFDIAAYVAARLAGAGVGRIAMLDEDTYSQPDRFYSYRRSCHRSESDYGRQISMIALPG from the coding sequence ATGATCGAATTGCTGCGCGCGCCGGGGTTGGACGCCGTGCCCCATGGCTTTGCCGGGCGGCGTGGCGGCGTGTCGAGGGGGGTACATGCGGGGTTGAATGTCGGCCTGGGATCGGCGGACGAGCGCGCAGCGGTTCTGCGCAATCGCGATCTGGCGCGCGACGCATTGCTGCCCGGCGCAACTTTGGTGACGGTGCATCAGGTCCATTCGGCCGATGTGGTGACGGTGAGCGGGCCGATCGCCGAAGCCGATCGGCCGGGCGCCGATGCGATGGTGACGGACCGGCCTGGACTCGTGCTGGGGATATTGACCGCCGACTGCGTGCCGGTGCTGTTCGCCGATGTCGATGCAGGTGTTGTGGGCGCGGCCCATGCGGGGTGGAAGGGCGCGATTGGGGGCGTGACCGACCGGACGATCGAGGCGATGGTGGCGCTGGGGGCCGATCCCGCGCGAATCGCCTGCGCGATCGGGCCGTGCATCGGCCGCGTCTCCTATGAGGTGACGGACGATTTCGCGGCCCACTTCGCCGAGGAGGACGCGGCCAATGAGCGCTTCTTCACGCCAGGCAGGGCGGGTCATTGCCAGTTCGACATCGCCGCCTATGTCGCGGCGCGGCTGGCGGGGGCGGGCGTCGGACGGATCGCGATGCTGGACGAGGATACCTATAGCCAGCCGGACCGATTCTACAGCTATCGCCGGTCCTGCCATCGGAGCGAGAGCGATTATGGGCGGCAGATTTCGATGATCGCGCTGCCGGGATAA
- a CDS encoding MoxR family ATPase: MTVEEVQALGQAIKQQVARAVVGQDSTVDLMLVALFSGGHILLEGPPGTAKTLIAHSFARALGLDFGRIQFTPDLMPGDIIGANLFNFQTSQFSLTRGPIFTELLLADEINRTPPKTQAALLEAMQERTVTIDGESLALSDRFMVVATQNPIEQQGVYPLPEAQLDRFLFKQSVDYPSAAEERKIVATHGARTNAMTPEAWGVAPVADAARIAEAIAVVNGVRLVDEVIDYILALIRGTRDVADLESGASPRAGAMLAGAARARAALDGRDFVIPDDVKALAPALLRHRLILSPAAEIDGRRIEDVVTGIIDMIEAPR; encoded by the coding sequence ATGACGGTAGAAGAGGTTCAGGCGCTCGGCCAGGCCATCAAGCAACAGGTCGCCCGTGCGGTCGTGGGGCAGGACTCGACCGTCGACCTGATGCTCGTCGCGCTCTTTTCGGGCGGGCATATCCTGCTGGAAGGACCGCCCGGCACCGCCAAGACGCTGATCGCGCACAGCTTCGCCCGCGCGCTCGGCCTCGATTTCGGCCGTATCCAGTTCACGCCGGACCTGATGCCCGGCGACATCATCGGCGCCAATCTGTTCAACTTCCAGACCAGCCAGTTCAGCCTGACGCGCGGCCCCATCTTCACCGAATTGCTGCTGGCCGACGAAATCAACCGCACCCCGCCCAAGACGCAGGCGGCCCTGCTGGAGGCGATGCAGGAACGCACCGTCACCATTGACGGCGAAAGCCTGGCCTTGAGCGACCGTTTCATGGTCGTCGCCACGCAAAATCCGATCGAGCAGCAGGGCGTCTATCCCCTGCCCGAAGCGCAACTCGACCGTTTCCTCTTCAAGCAGAGCGTCGATTATCCCAGCGCTGCGGAGGAGCGCAAAATCGTCGCCACCCATGGCGCACGCACCAATGCGATGACGCCCGAAGCATGGGGTGTCGCCCCGGTCGCCGACGCCGCCCGCATTGCGGAGGCCATTGCCGTCGTGAACGGCGTGCGGCTGGTCGACGAAGTGATCGACTATATCCTCGCCCTCATCCGCGGCACCCGCGACGTCGCCGATCTCGAAAGCGGCGCATCCCCCCGCGCCGGCGCGATGCTGGCAGGCGCAGCGCGCGCCCGCGCGGCGCTGGACGGCCGCGATTTCGTGATCCCCGACGACGTGAAGGCGCTGGCCCCGGCGCTGCTGCGCCACCGCCTCATTCTGTCACCGGCCGCCGAAATCGACGGCCGCCGGATTGAGGATGTCGTGACCGGCATCATCGACATGATCGAGGCGCCGCGCTGA